A region of Streptomyces sp. WMMC500 DNA encodes the following proteins:
- a CDS encoding SDR family oxidoreductase produces the protein MTTALITGSTAGLGAAFARHLAASGHDLVLVARTVERLHEQAAELHERHGVEASVLPADLATDEGIAAVEERLGDAERPVDLLVNNAGFGQKGRFLQVTLDDELTMLKVHCEAVLRLTRAAAEAMRERSRGAVVNVASVAAFVPRGTYGASKSWVVQFTEGVARDLAGKGVRLMVLCPGFVRTEFHERAGMGTDNIPGWMWLDADRVVAEGLRDLRRGRTVSIPDPRYKALMGATKLVPRRVVSRFSTSAGRKYGPR, from the coding sequence ATGACGACTGCGCTGATTACGGGATCGACGGCCGGCCTCGGCGCCGCGTTCGCGCGCCATCTGGCCGCCTCCGGGCACGACCTGGTGCTCGTCGCCAGAACGGTGGAGCGGCTGCACGAACAGGCCGCGGAGCTGCACGAGCGGCACGGCGTCGAAGCGTCGGTACTCCCGGCGGACCTGGCGACCGACGAGGGCATCGCGGCGGTGGAAGAGCGCCTCGGCGACGCGGAGCGGCCGGTGGACCTGCTGGTCAACAACGCGGGCTTCGGGCAGAAGGGACGCTTCCTCCAGGTGACGCTCGACGACGAGCTGACGATGCTGAAGGTGCACTGCGAGGCGGTGCTGCGGCTGACGAGGGCCGCGGCGGAGGCGATGCGGGAGCGGTCGCGGGGTGCGGTGGTCAACGTCGCGTCGGTGGCGGCGTTCGTGCCGCGCGGGACGTACGGGGCGAGCAAGTCGTGGGTGGTGCAGTTCACGGAGGGGGTGGCGCGGGACCTGGCGGGCAAGGGGGTGCGGCTGATGGTGCTGTGCCCGGGGTTCGTCAGGACGGAGTTCCACGAGCGGGCGGGGATGGGGACGGACAACATCCCGGGGTGGATGTGGCTGGACGCGGACAGGGTGGTGGCGGAGGGCCTGCGGGACCTGAGGAGGGGGCGTACGGTGTCGATCCCTGACCCGCGGTACAAGGCGCTGATGGGGGCGACGAAGCTGGTGCCGCGCAGGGTGGTGAGCCGGTTCTCGACGAGCGCGGGCCGCAAGTACGGCCCCCGCTAG
- a CDS encoding multicopper oxidase domain-containing protein, protein MTKTSGRRRRLKRVLLVLTALTGTVVSVVVGAGAWFYATADVSTVGRVDFDNELRIPPLEEGEVAADGTRVFRLGMRAGETGFKPGESTPTWGFTSPGTAADAKWPGTYLGPTLRAERGEKVRVEVANGLDEPSTVHWHGMHLPAAMDGGPHQMVDSGGEWRPHWTVDQPGATLWYHPHPHGETERHVQRGLAGMFLVDDAKARRLGLPDEYGVNDVPVVVQDVRFDGNRFDHGHGMMRNTGFLGDETMVNGTLAPYQRVRDELVRLRLLNASTARVYDFGFADDRAFDLVGTDGGLLGAPHRTDRVLLSPGERAEILVRMRPGERTVLRSTPPGGGDFWQSRFAGGDDSFDVLELRAAGTLRPAPAVPARLADVELPDPSDASRERHFDLRSSGINGSAMAMDRIDATVERGATEIWTVRNRDGVTHNFHVHDVQFRVLEVDGEPPPPELRGRKDTVYVPNGREVRLVLRFDGPPDPDVPYMYHCHLLAHEDGGMMGQFVVVNPGEKAGRPAGGGDAHAGH, encoded by the coding sequence ATGACGAAGACAAGTGGACGGAGACGGCGGCTCAAGCGGGTGCTCCTCGTGCTGACCGCGCTGACGGGCACGGTCGTGAGCGTGGTGGTCGGCGCCGGGGCGTGGTTCTACGCCACCGCGGACGTCTCCACGGTCGGCAGGGTCGACTTCGACAACGAGCTGCGGATACCCCCGCTGGAGGAGGGCGAGGTGGCAGCGGACGGCACCCGGGTCTTCCGGCTCGGGATGCGGGCCGGCGAGACGGGGTTCAAGCCCGGGGAGTCCACGCCGACCTGGGGGTTCACCAGCCCCGGGACGGCCGCCGACGCGAAGTGGCCCGGCACGTACCTCGGGCCGACGCTGCGCGCCGAGCGCGGCGAGAAGGTCCGCGTCGAGGTCGCCAACGGACTCGACGAGCCCTCCACCGTCCACTGGCACGGCATGCACCTGCCCGCCGCCATGGACGGCGGCCCGCACCAGATGGTCGACTCCGGCGGCGAGTGGCGGCCCCACTGGACCGTCGACCAGCCCGGGGCCACCCTCTGGTACCACCCGCACCCGCACGGCGAGACCGAGCGGCACGTGCAGCGCGGGCTGGCCGGGATGTTCCTCGTGGACGACGCGAAGGCGCGCAGGCTCGGCCTCCCCGACGAGTACGGCGTGAACGACGTGCCCGTCGTCGTCCAGGACGTGCGTTTCGACGGCAACCGCTTCGACCACGGCCACGGGATGATGCGGAACACCGGGTTCCTGGGCGACGAGACGATGGTCAACGGCACCCTCGCCCCGTATCAGCGGGTACGCGACGAACTCGTCCGGCTGCGGCTGCTCAACGCCTCGACCGCGCGCGTCTACGACTTCGGCTTCGCCGACGACCGCGCCTTCGACCTCGTCGGCACCGACGGCGGCCTGCTCGGCGCCCCGCACCGTACGGACCGCGTGCTGCTCTCCCCCGGCGAGCGCGCCGAGATCCTGGTACGGATGCGGCCCGGCGAGCGGACCGTACTGCGCAGCACCCCGCCGGGCGGCGGCGACTTCTGGCAGTCCCGCTTCGCCGGCGGCGACGACTCCTTCGACGTGCTGGAGCTGCGCGCCGCCGGCACCCTGCGCCCGGCGCCCGCCGTGCCGGCGCGGCTCGCCGACGTCGAACTGCCCGACCCGTCCGACGCCTCCCGCGAACGCCACTTCGACCTGCGCTCCAGCGGCATCAACGGATCGGCGATGGCCATGGACCGCATCGACGCCACCGTCGAGCGCGGCGCGACCGAGATCTGGACGGTGCGCAACCGCGACGGCGTCACGCACAACTTCCACGTCCACGACGTGCAGTTCCGCGTCCTGGAGGTGGACGGCGAACCGCCGCCGCCGGAGCTGCGCGGGCGGAAGGACACCGTGTACGTACCGAACGGCCGGGAGGTCAGGCTCGTCCTGCGCTTCGACGGTCCGCCCGACCCCGACGTGCCGTACATGTACCACTGCCATCTGCTGGCCCACGAGGACGGCGGGATGATGGGCCAGTTCGTCGTCGTGAACCCCGGCGAGAAGGCCGGGCGGCCCGCGGGCGGAGGCGACGCACATGCGGGACACTGA
- a CDS encoding polysaccharide deacetylase family protein, with the protein MRRSRAGRRSSRAATAAVCLLALTACADAARPPHEWFPESAGESAAPADGRADGKPGARHAAGASGEDPARAAGPEAYLRWGLDRPLDPPPAPPASRPVRPADSGLPAVTGRVPTRDRVVFLTIDDGWEKDPALIRMAADLGLPFSMFLSHSAAGGDYGYFEELRRLGNSVHGHTVTHPDLTSLPYAAQRRQVCGQQRRVADRFGVRPALFRPPYGMYDAATLRAAASCGVRAMPTWRAEMKASGLEYRSGDRLRPGDIVLAHFRGPEQQGGRTMTDVLAELVREIQRQGFTVARLEDYM; encoded by the coding sequence ATGAGGCGCAGCCGCGCCGGGCGGCGGTCGTCGCGCGCCGCGACAGCCGCCGTCTGCCTGCTGGCGCTCACCGCCTGCGCGGACGCGGCCCGGCCACCGCACGAGTGGTTCCCGGAGAGCGCGGGGGAGTCCGCGGCGCCGGCGGACGGGCGGGCGGACGGCAAGCCGGGCGCGCGGCACGCGGCCGGCGCGTCCGGCGAGGACCCCGCGCGCGCCGCCGGCCCCGAGGCGTACCTGCGCTGGGGACTCGACCGCCCCCTCGACCCGCCGCCCGCGCCCCCCGCGAGCCGCCCCGTCCGACCCGCGGACTCCGGGCTGCCGGCCGTGACGGGCCGGGTGCCGACACGGGACAGGGTCGTCTTCCTCACGATCGACGACGGCTGGGAGAAGGACCCCGCGCTCATCCGGATGGCGGCGGACCTGGGACTGCCGTTCAGCATGTTCCTCTCCCACTCGGCGGCCGGCGGGGACTACGGGTACTTCGAGGAACTCCGGCGCCTCGGCAACTCCGTCCACGGCCACACCGTCACCCACCCGGACCTCACCTCCCTCCCGTACGCCGCGCAGCGCCGCCAGGTCTGCGGCCAACAGCGCCGCGTCGCGGACCGCTTCGGCGTCCGCCCGGCGCTCTTCCGGCCGCCCTACGGCATGTACGACGCGGCGACGCTGCGGGCCGCCGCCTCCTGCGGCGTCCGCGCGATGCCGACGTGGCGGGCGGAGATGAAGGCGAGCGGTCTGGAGTACCGCAGCGGCGACCGGCTGCGCCCCGGCGACATCGTGCTCGCGCACTTCCGCGGGCCGGAGCAGCAGGGCGGGCGGACGATGACGGACGTACTGGCGGAGCTGGTACGGGAGATCCAGCGGCAGGGGTTCACGGTGGCCCGGCTGGAGGACTACATGTGA
- the groL gene encoding chaperonin GroEL (60 kDa chaperone family; promotes refolding of misfolded polypeptides especially under stressful conditions; forms two stacked rings of heptamers to form a barrel-shaped 14mer; ends can be capped by GroES; misfolded proteins enter the barrel where they are refolded when GroES binds) produces MAKTLKFDEDARRALERGVDKLADTVKVTIGPRGRNVVIDKKFGAPTITNDGVTIAREIEVEDPYENLGVQLVKEVATKTNDIAGDGTTTATVLAQALVREGLRNVAAGASPSALKRGIDAAVAAVSDELLKAASPIDSKSDIAAVAALSAQDEQVGQLIGEAMDKVGKDGVITVEESNTFGLELDFTEGMAFDKGYLSHYMVTDQERMEAVLEDPYILITQGKISSIQDLLPLLEKVMQAGSAKPLLIVAEDVEGEALSTLVVNKIRGTFNSVAVKAPGFGDRRKAMLGDMATLTGGTVVSEEVGLKLDQVGLEVLGTARRVVITKDDTTIVDGAGKSDDVAGRVAQIKAEIEATDSDWDREKLQERLAKLAGGVCVIRVGAATEVELKEKKHRLEDAISATRAAVEEGIVSGGGSALVHAAKVLEDGLGLTGDEATGVAVVRRAVVEPLRWIAENAGLEGYVITSKVSELAAGQGFNAATGEYGDLVKAGVIDPVKVTRSALENAASIASLLLTTESAVVEKPEPEEDQGHGHSHGHAH; encoded by the coding sequence ATGGCGAAGACTCTGAAGTTCGACGAGGACGCCCGCCGCGCTCTTGAGCGCGGCGTGGACAAGCTCGCCGACACCGTGAAGGTGACGATCGGCCCGCGGGGCCGCAACGTCGTCATCGACAAGAAGTTCGGCGCCCCGACCATCACGAACGACGGCGTGACGATCGCCCGTGAGATCGAGGTCGAGGACCCGTACGAGAACCTGGGCGTCCAGCTCGTGAAGGAGGTGGCGACCAAGACCAACGACATCGCGGGCGACGGCACCACCACCGCCACCGTGCTGGCCCAGGCGCTGGTCCGCGAGGGCCTGCGCAACGTGGCCGCCGGCGCCTCCCCCTCCGCGCTCAAGCGCGGCATCGACGCCGCCGTCGCGGCCGTCTCCGACGAGCTGCTGAAGGCCGCCAGCCCGATCGACTCCAAGTCCGACATCGCCGCGGTCGCCGCGCTGTCCGCGCAGGACGAGCAGGTGGGCCAGCTCATCGGCGAGGCCATGGACAAGGTCGGCAAGGACGGGGTCATCACCGTCGAGGAGTCCAACACCTTCGGGCTGGAGCTGGACTTCACCGAGGGCATGGCCTTCGACAAGGGCTACCTGTCGCACTACATGGTGACCGACCAGGAGCGTATGGAGGCGGTGCTGGAGGACCCGTACATCCTGATCACCCAGGGCAAGATCTCCTCCATCCAGGACCTGCTGCCGCTGCTGGAGAAGGTCATGCAGGCCGGCTCGGCGAAGCCGCTGCTGATCGTCGCCGAGGACGTGGAGGGCGAGGCGCTGTCCACCCTCGTCGTCAACAAGATCCGCGGCACCTTCAACTCGGTCGCGGTCAAGGCCCCCGGCTTCGGCGACCGCCGCAAGGCGATGCTCGGCGACATGGCCACCCTCACGGGCGGCACCGTGGTCTCCGAGGAGGTCGGCCTCAAGCTCGACCAGGTGGGCCTCGAGGTGCTGGGCACGGCGCGCCGTGTGGTCATCACCAAGGACGACACGACGATCGTCGACGGCGCCGGCAAGTCCGACGACGTGGCCGGCCGGGTCGCGCAGATCAAGGCCGAGATCGAGGCCACGGACTCCGACTGGGACCGCGAGAAGCTGCAGGAGCGGCTGGCGAAGCTGGCCGGCGGCGTGTGCGTCATCCGCGTCGGCGCGGCCACCGAGGTCGAGCTGAAGGAGAAGAAGCACCGCCTGGAGGACGCGATCTCCGCCACCCGCGCGGCGGTCGAGGAGGGCATCGTCTCCGGCGGCGGCTCGGCGCTCGTCCACGCCGCGAAGGTGCTGGAGGACGGCCTCGGCCTCACGGGCGACGAGGCCACGGGTGTCGCGGTCGTGCGCCGCGCGGTGGTCGAGCCGCTGCGGTGGATCGCGGAGAACGCGGGCCTGGAGGGCTACGTCATCACCTCCAAGGTCTCGGAGCTGGCCGCGGGCCAGGGCTTCAACGCCGCCACGGGCGAGTACGGCGACCTGGTGAAGGCCGGCGTCATCGACCCGGTGAAGGTGACCCGCTCGGCGCTGGAGAACGCGGCGTCGATCGCGTCGCTGCTGCTGACGACGGAGAGCGCGGTCGTGGAGAAGCCGGAGCCGGAGGAGGACCAGGGCCACGGCCACAGCCACGGCCACGCGCACTGA
- a CDS encoding response regulator transcription factor: MTSVLVCDDSPLAREALRRAVATVPGVERVTTAANGEEVLRRWGADRSDLILMDVRMPGLGGVETVRRLLSADPGARIIMLTVAEDLDGVALAVAAGARGYLHKDASRAELRATVTQALADPTWRLAPRRLRSTEMGAAPTLTAREIQVLEGMSHGRSNAEIGRELFLSEDTVKTHARRLFKKLGASDRAHAVALGFRWGLVR, encoded by the coding sequence ATGACTTCCGTCCTCGTCTGCGACGACTCCCCACTCGCCCGAGAGGCGCTGCGCCGCGCGGTTGCGACCGTGCCCGGCGTCGAGCGCGTGACGACGGCGGCTAACGGCGAGGAAGTGCTCCGCCGCTGGGGTGCCGATCGTTCGGACCTGATTCTGATGGACGTACGGATGCCCGGTCTCGGCGGCGTCGAGACCGTGCGCCGGCTGCTCTCCGCCGACCCGGGGGCACGGATCATCATGCTGACCGTGGCCGAGGACCTGGACGGCGTGGCCCTCGCCGTCGCCGCCGGCGCCCGCGGCTATCTGCACAAGGACGCCTCCCGGGCCGAGCTGCGGGCCACCGTCACGCAGGCCCTCGCCGACCCGACGTGGCGGCTCGCCCCCCGGCGGCTGCGCTCCACCGAGATGGGGGCCGCGCCGACGCTCACGGCGCGCGAGATCCAGGTGCTCGAAGGCATGAGCCACGGGCGGTCCAACGCCGAGATCGGCCGCGAGCTGTTCCTCTCGGAGGACACCGTGAAGACCCACGCGCGCCGGCTTTTCAAAAAGCTCGGCGCCTCCGACCGGGCGCACGCCGTGGCGCTCGGTTTCCGCTGGGGTCTCGTACGCTGA
- a CDS encoding MOSC domain-containing protein, whose product MQVLSVNLARPQTAPDITDAPGFVTGIDKRPADGPVRVEEPGPKGVGGSALAGDVIGDLRHHGGTHQAVYAFAREDLDFWGAELGRPLPNGVFGENLTTSGVDVCGARIGERWRIGPDLVLEVASSRIPCRTFAGWLGERGWVKRFTQAARPGAYLRVVEPGEIRAGDEIRVVHRPDHEVTAAFWFRANTLERELLPRLLAAGDALHPESVEKARKAAARAS is encoded by the coding sequence ATGCAGGTGCTCTCCGTCAACCTCGCCCGGCCGCAGACCGCCCCCGACATCACCGACGCCCCCGGCTTCGTCACCGGCATCGACAAGCGCCCGGCGGACGGTCCCGTGCGCGTCGAGGAGCCCGGCCCCAAGGGCGTCGGCGGCAGCGCCCTCGCCGGCGACGTCATCGGCGACCTGCGCCACCACGGCGGGACGCACCAGGCGGTGTACGCGTTCGCGCGCGAAGACCTCGACTTCTGGGGCGCCGAGCTCGGCCGCCCGCTGCCGAACGGCGTCTTCGGCGAGAACCTGACCACCTCCGGCGTCGACGTCTGCGGCGCGCGCATCGGCGAGCGCTGGCGGATCGGCCCCGACCTGGTGCTGGAGGTCGCCAGCTCCCGCATCCCCTGCCGCACGTTCGCCGGGTGGCTCGGCGAGCGAGGCTGGGTCAAGCGGTTCACGCAGGCGGCGCGGCCGGGAGCGTACCTGCGGGTGGTCGAGCCCGGGGAGATACGGGCCGGGGACGAGATCCGCGTCGTCCACCGCCCGGACCACGAGGTGACGGCGGCCTTCTGGTTCCGCGCGAACACCCTGGAGCGGGAGCTGCTGCCCCGGCTCCTCGCCGCGGGCGACGCGCTGCACCCGGAGTCCGTGGAGAAGGCGCGGAAGGCGGCGGCCCGCGCGTCGTGA
- a CDS encoding LysR family transcriptional regulator, giving the protein MFDARHLRVLRAVAATGSYSAAARELGLTQPAVSQQMKALEQTAATPLLVRAGRELRLTEAGEALVRHAGGILAGLAAAEDEVAALAGLRAGRVRLVSFPSGSSTIVPGALAAMRAAHPGTRISLVDAEPPRSVEMLREGECEIALAFHYPPAGTGGAEAGEYGAAGAGGPVDGWDGLVIRPLLADRLLCLVPEDHPAAAAGRVELAELAAEPVIAGCPRCRRHLVELCERAGFAPRIDFATDDYPAVVGLVRAGLGVAVLPGLAVRAVPPRGVVTVPLTPGARREVVALTLPDLARVPAVAAMLDRLATAAEAAADQPVA; this is encoded by the coding sequence ATGTTCGACGCCCGCCACCTGCGCGTCCTCCGGGCAGTCGCCGCGACCGGCTCGTACTCCGCCGCCGCCCGCGAACTCGGCCTGACCCAGCCCGCCGTCAGCCAGCAGATGAAGGCGCTGGAGCAGACGGCCGCCACGCCGCTGCTCGTGCGCGCCGGCCGCGAGCTGCGGCTGACGGAGGCCGGGGAGGCGCTCGTCCGGCACGCGGGCGGCATCCTCGCCGGGCTGGCCGCGGCGGAGGACGAGGTCGCGGCGCTCGCCGGGCTGCGGGCCGGGCGGGTGCGGCTGGTGTCGTTCCCGAGCGGGAGTTCCACGATCGTGCCGGGTGCGCTGGCGGCGATGCGGGCGGCTCACCCGGGGACGCGGATCTCGCTGGTGGACGCGGAGCCGCCGCGGTCGGTGGAGATGCTGCGCGAGGGGGAGTGCGAGATCGCGCTGGCGTTCCACTATCCGCCGGCGGGTACGGGCGGTGCGGAGGCCGGGGAGTACGGGGCCGCGGGAGCCGGTGGTCCCGTCGACGGCTGGGACGGGCTCGTGATCCGGCCGCTGCTCGCCGACCGGCTGCTGTGCCTGGTGCCGGAGGACCACCCCGCCGCCGCGGCGGGCCGGGTCGAGCTGGCGGAGCTGGCCGCGGAGCCGGTGATCGCGGGCTGTCCGCGGTGCCGCCGGCACCTGGTGGAGCTGTGCGAACGGGCCGGCTTCGCGCCCCGTATCGACTTCGCGACCGACGACTACCCCGCCGTCGTCGGACTGGTGCGCGCCGGGCTGGGGGTCGCGGTGCTGCCCGGGCTCGCGGTACGCGCGGTGCCGCCGCGGGGGGTGGTCACCGTGCCGCTGACCCCCGGAGCGCGGCGGGAGGTGGTCGCGCTGACGCTGCCGGACCTGGCCCGGGTGCCGGCGGTGGCGGCGATGCTCGACCGCCTGGCGACGGCCGCAGAGGCCGCGGCGGACCAGCCGGTCGCGTAG
- a CDS encoding polysaccharide deacetylase family protein, whose translation MTPRPTLRSGLLSLAVTAALLASACSTETTDHPRPLGHPHGDAKPAAAGGGVAAPARALARTAEHQRRVHARRLAAARAWGLDATPLLPPAPPRTKPALATEPGYGTNDGGPGLPPVITRVPTGHRVIFLTIDDGYRKDPELLRMLRELDVPVSAFLADRVARDDYAYFRDLRDLGTTVNNHTLTHPDLRELPYAAQRAEICGQQRVLEREMGAAPRIFRPPYGNYNGDTLRAVRDCGIDLVPLWQQEAFPGRWTYSRADTAFHPGDIVLTHFEGPSEFGGTMADVLRTVLRKAGDEGFAVARLEDYV comes from the coding sequence ATGACCCCGCGCCCCACCCTCCGATCCGGCCTCCTCTCCCTGGCCGTCACCGCCGCCCTCCTCGCCTCCGCCTGCTCCACCGAGACCACCGATCACCCCCGCCCCCTCGGCCACCCCCACGGCGACGCCAAGCCCGCCGCCGCCGGAGGCGGCGTCGCCGCACCCGCCCGCGCGCTCGCCCGCACCGCGGAGCACCAGCGGCGCGTGCACGCCCGGCGGCTCGCCGCCGCCCGCGCCTGGGGCCTGGACGCCACCCCGCTGCTGCCGCCCGCCCCGCCGCGTACCAAGCCCGCGCTCGCCACCGAACCCGGCTACGGGACGAACGACGGCGGCCCCGGCCTGCCGCCCGTCATCACCCGGGTGCCGACCGGCCACCGGGTGATCTTCCTGACCATCGACGACGGCTACCGCAAGGACCCCGAGCTGCTGCGCATGCTGCGCGAGCTCGACGTGCCCGTCAGCGCGTTCCTCGCCGACAGGGTCGCGCGCGACGACTACGCCTACTTCCGCGACCTGCGCGACCTCGGCACCACCGTCAACAACCACACCCTCACCCACCCCGACCTCCGCGAACTGCCCTACGCGGCCCAGCGCGCGGAGATCTGCGGCCAGCAGCGCGTCCTGGAGCGCGAGATGGGCGCCGCGCCGCGGATCTTCCGGCCGCCGTACGGCAACTACAACGGCGACACCCTGCGCGCCGTGCGGGACTGCGGCATCGACCTCGTACCGCTGTGGCAGCAGGAGGCGTTCCCCGGCCGCTGGACGTACTCCCGGGCGGACACCGCGTTCCACCCGGGCGATATCGTGCTCACCCACTTCGAAGGACCTTCCGAATTCGGCGGCACGATGGCCGACGTCCTCCGTACGGTGCTCCGTAAGGCGGGCGACGAAGGCTTCGCCGTTGCCCGCTTGGAGGATTACGTATGA
- a CDS encoding class I SAM-dependent methyltransferase, with the protein MHGPDTSAGSLADLLAPEGQELLAELRDHDPADELALATRLRRTHPAPLVSAALGQARLRQRAAAKFGADAERMYFTPDGVEQATRTAVAAHRAARFAALGVTRVADLCCGIGGDAVALARAGIAVLAVDRDPATVAAARANAAALGLADLVEVRCAEVGDADISGYDAVFVDPARRVGGGARSGGGGRGRLFDPEAYSPPLSWAVEVAGRVSHAALKVAPGIPHEAVPDAAEAEWVSDAGDVKEAVLWFGTAPRARRATLLPAGATLTGRGLPDPAAGPVGRYLYEPDGAVIRAHLVAEVAAQVGGRLLDPTIAYVTADDPAPTPYATAYEITDSLPFSVKKLRALLRDRGVGSVTVKKRGSAVEPEELRRKLKLDGPTAVSCTVFLTRVAGAPTVLLGRPVRPAPAT; encoded by the coding sequence ATGCACGGCCCCGACACCTCCGCCGGCTCCCTCGCCGACCTCCTCGCCCCCGAGGGCCAGGAACTCCTCGCCGAGCTGCGCGACCACGACCCCGCCGACGAGCTGGCCCTCGCCACCCGGCTGCGCCGCACCCACCCCGCCCCGCTGGTCTCCGCCGCGCTCGGGCAGGCCCGGCTGCGGCAGCGGGCGGCGGCGAAGTTCGGGGCGGACGCGGAGCGGATGTACTTCACCCCCGACGGCGTCGAGCAGGCGACCCGTACGGCGGTGGCGGCGCACCGCGCGGCCCGGTTCGCGGCGCTCGGCGTCACCCGGGTCGCCGATCTGTGCTGCGGCATCGGCGGCGACGCGGTGGCGCTGGCGCGGGCCGGGATCGCGGTCCTCGCCGTCGACCGGGACCCCGCGACGGTCGCCGCCGCGCGGGCCAACGCGGCGGCGCTGGGGCTCGCGGACCTGGTCGAGGTGCGGTGCGCGGAGGTCGGGGACGCCGACATCTCGGGGTACGACGCCGTTTTCGTCGACCCGGCCCGCCGGGTCGGAGGGGGTGCCCGGAGTGGCGGGGGCGGGCGCGGGCGGCTCTTCGATCCCGAGGCGTACTCGCCGCCGCTGTCCTGGGCCGTCGAGGTCGCCGGCCGCGTCTCGCACGCGGCGCTGAAGGTCGCCCCCGGCATCCCGCACGAGGCGGTGCCGGACGCCGCCGAGGCGGAGTGGGTCTCCGACGCCGGCGACGTGAAGGAGGCGGTGCTCTGGTTCGGTACTGCCCCCCGGGCCCGTCGTGCCACTCTCCTGCCCGCCGGCGCCACCCTCACCGGCCGCGGCCTGCCCGACCCGGCGGCCGGACCCGTGGGCCGCTACCTGTACGAGCCGGACGGCGCCGTCATCCGCGCCCACCTCGTCGCCGAGGTGGCGGCGCAGGTCGGCGGGCGGCTGCTGGACCCGACCATCGCGTACGTCACGGCCGACGACCCGGCGCCGACCCCGTACGCCACCGCGTACGAGATCACCGACTCGCTCCCGTTCAGCGTCAAGAAGCTCCGCGCCCTGCTGCGCGACCGCGGCGTCGGCAGCGTCACCGTCAAGAAGCGCGGCTCCGCCGTCGAACCCGAGGAGCTGCGGCGCAAGCTGAAGCTCGACGGCCCGACCGCCGTCTCCTGCACCGTCTTCCTGACCCGCGTCGCCGGCGCCCCTACGGTGCTCCTGGGCCGTCCGGTGCGTCCGGCCCCAGCGACGTGA
- a CDS encoding WhiB family transcriptional regulator has product MADFSRLPGPNADLWDWQLVAACRGVDSSLFFHPEGERGAARSAREASAKEVCMRCPVRAECAAHALAVREPYGVWGGLTEDEREELLGRARHRAPASGTASPAQAPPPTTAPTPTQHT; this is encoded by the coding sequence ATGGCTGATTTCTCCCGCCTGCCGGGCCCGAACGCCGACCTGTGGGACTGGCAGCTCGTCGCAGCGTGCCGCGGTGTCGACAGCTCGTTGTTCTTTCACCCGGAAGGGGAGCGGGGCGCCGCCCGGAGCGCACGGGAAGCATCCGCCAAAGAGGTGTGCATGCGCTGCCCCGTACGCGCGGAGTGCGCGGCGCACGCGCTGGCGGTTCGTGAGCCGTACGGCGTGTGGGGCGGTCTGACGGAGGACGAGCGCGAGGAGTTGCTGGGGCGGGCGCGGCACCGGGCGCCGGCCTCGGGGACGGCGTCTCCGGCTCAGGCGCCCCCACCCACGACGGCGCCGACGCCGACACAGCACACGTGA
- the groES gene encoding co-chaperone GroES, whose translation MTTASTKVAIKPLEDRIVVQTLDAEETTASGLVIPDTAKEKPQEGVVLAVGPGRFEDGNRLPLDVSVGDVVLYSKYGGTEVKYNNEDYLVLSARDVLAIIEK comes from the coding sequence GTGACGACCGCCAGCACCAAGGTTGCCATCAAGCCGCTTGAGGACCGCATCGTGGTCCAGACGCTCGACGCCGAGGAGACCACGGCCTCGGGCCTGGTCATCCCGGACACCGCCAAGGAGAAGCCGCAGGAGGGCGTCGTCCTCGCCGTCGGCCCGGGCCGCTTCGAGGACGGCAACCGCCTGCCGCTCGACGTCTCCGTCGGCGACGTCGTCCTCTACAGCAAGTACGGCGGCACCGAGGTGAAGTACAACAACGAGGACTACCTCGTCCTCTCTGCCCGCGACGTGCTCGCGATCATCGAGAAGTAA